In Balaenoptera musculus isolate JJ_BM4_2016_0621 chromosome 19, mBalMus1.pri.v3, whole genome shotgun sequence, one genomic interval encodes:
- the LOC118885491 gene encoding haptoglobin-like has product MSALQAVFALLVCWQLFAVGISNETTTATDDSCLKPPEIPNGYLEHLVRYRCKTHYKLRAGDGVYTLNREKQWLNKDLGEQLPECEAACGKPKHPVVQVQRIIGGSLDAKGSFPWQAKMVSHNNLTSGATLINEQWLLTTAKNLFLGHDNKTKAKDIAPTLRLYVGKKQLVEIEKVLLHPDYSEVDIGLIKLREKVPTDETVMPICLPSKDYVEVGRVGYVSGWGRNANFIFTEHLKYVMLPVADQDTCVKHYEGSTVPEKKTPKSPVGVQPILNEHTFCAGLSKYQEDTCYGDAGSAFAIHDEADDTWYAAGILSFDKSCATAEYGVYVKVSSILDWVQKTIADN; this is encoded by the exons ATGAG CGCCCTGCAAGCTGTTTTTGCCCTCCTGGTCTGCTGGCAGCTTTTCGCGGTGGGAATCAGCAATGAGACCACAACTGCCACAG atgacagcTGCTTAAAGCCCCCCGAGATTCCCAATGGCTACCTGGAACACTTGGTTCGCTATCGGTGTAAAACCCACTACAAACTACGCGCTGGAGATG gaGTGTACACCTTAAACAGGGAGAAGCAGTGGCTAAATAAGGACCTTGGAGAGCAACTCCCTGAGTGTGAAGCAG CATGCGGAAAGCCCAAGCATCCAGTGGTTCAGGTGCAAAGGATCATTGGTGGCTCACTGGATGCCAAAGGCAGCTTTCCCTGGCAGGCTAAGATGGTCTCCCACAATAATCTCACCTCAGGGGCCACACTGATCAATGAACAATGGTTGCTGACCACGGCTAAAAATCTCTTCTTGGGTCAtgacaataaaacaaaagcaaaagacatTGCTCCTACTTTAAGACTCTATGTGGGGAAAAAGCAGCTTGTGGAGATTGAGAAGGTTCTTCTCCACCCTGACTACTCCGAGGTAGACATTGGGCTCATCAAACTCAGAGAGAAGGTGCCCACTGATGAGACAGTAATGCCCATCTGCCTACCTTCAAAAGATTATGTGGAAGTGGGGCGTGTGGGTTATGTGTCTGGCTGGGGGCGAAATGCCAACTTCATTTTTACTGAGCATCTGAAGTACGTCATGCTGCCAGTGGCTGACCAAGACACGTGTGTAAAGCACTACGAAGGCAGCACAGTACCCGAAAAGAAGACACCAAAGAGCCCTGTAGGGGTGCAGCCGATACTGAACGAGCACACCTTCTGTGCTGGCTTGTCCAAGTATCAGGAAGACACCTGCTATGGCGATGCCGGCAGCGCCTTTGCCATTCACGATGAGGCTGACGACACCTGGTATGCGGCTGGGATCCTGAGCTTTGACAAGAGCTGTGCTACTGCCGAGTATGGTGTGTATGTGAAGGTGTCCTCCATTCTGGACTGGGTTCAGAAAACCATAGCTGACAACTAA